One Chaetodon trifascialis isolate fChaTrf1 chromosome 13, fChaTrf1.hap1, whole genome shotgun sequence DNA segment encodes these proteins:
- the ret gene encoding proto-oncogene tyrosine-protein kinase receptor Ret — translation MGSSCGFSRGNIAVAVAVVLLLLLDGATGLYFPQNEYLETVYVGQPAGTPILQVHAMLDGETERPHFYLCWASSLRRPSYSSWFNLDINTGILFLNKTLEESDFTLLYQKSWSVKKLFLHAMVLPNFTKGSQCINRNGKPNRTPRITLDFVNATMPQCAQTDMKELCFPHRDTSNPHIMENRFPGALRQLRRLTRLNVCPNYTISYNVESDTPAPFAVNENTTELVVTAPLDREESERYRLLLVCTVRTETVITKVETSLDVFVNDEDDNAPYVNGTDTADIIISFNRTKGGSFGTLFVFDRDLTPIYPIDQSHNKYEGTLLSSDQWIKETFDIKGTFSEKKAPHRGIRETVHNYQLVLKRNLYVTENGSLQLEYLVKDTTYPGEEGTVTLHFNVTILPVHIHFSNITHMFTLTRRASLYAQVGRVCVENCQQFDGFSVTYRLEVPDKNVSADVQSCYAAVSITQAPDEMWGLLYVNNTEALRRPECQDLQYLVVAQEEHTQLEASTQIHIILDGEANKASQENQQFLSCAENRRRGECESVRGLGATTGRCQWRQGSEKGISENYSTCSPDLRTCPDSFCDAVESKDPSICPQDCTKEAVIGGHERGLRNGIQAGYGTCYCYSERCFCEKEDIEEAICDDMCKTIIATALLLSFIVSILLSSYFIHRYHKNSPKPPIASAEMTFRRPAQAYPISFPANNVRRGSQESLETDFKIPEDPKWEFPRKNLVLGKTLGEGEFGKVVKATAFRLKGKAGYTTVAVKMLKENASNSELRDLLSEFTLLKQVNHPHVIKMYGACSQDGPLYLIVEYAKYGSLRNFLRESRKVGPSYMGRDANRNSSYLENPDDRALTMGDLISFAWQISRGMQYLAEMKLVHRDLAARNVLVAEGRKMKISDFGLSRDVYEEDSYVKRSKGRIPVKWMAIESLFDHIYTTQSDVWSFGVLLWEIVTLGGNPYPGIAPERLFNLLKTGYRMERPENCSEEMYNLMLRCWKQESDKRPTFSDISKELEKMMVKSRDYLDLAASTPADALLYDDALSEEDTPLVDCNNAPLPRTLPSTWIENKLYGMSYPNWPEKSPVPLNRHDASNPVFTRYANDSVYANWMALPSPAKAVDKLDS, via the exons GAGCGACAGGACTGTACTTCCCTCAGAATGAATACCTTGAGACAGTGTATGTCGGCCAGCCGGCAGGGACGCCGATCCTCCAGGTCCACGCCATGCTGGATGGCGAGACCGAGCGGCCCCATTTCTACCTGTGCTGGGCGAGCTCTCTCAGACGCCCATCCTACAGCTCCTGGTTCAACCTGGACATCAACACAGGAATATTGTTCTTGAACAAAACGCTGGAGGAGAGCGACTTCACCTTGCTAT ATCAAAAGTCATGGTCTGTGAAGAAGTTGTTCCTGCATGCCATGGTGTTACCTAACTTTACCAAGGGGTCCCAGTGCATCAACAGAAACGGCAAACCGAACAGAACCCCTCGGATCACTCTGGACTTTGTTAATGCCACGATGCCTCAGTGTGCTCAGACAGATATGAAGGAACTATGCTTCCCACACAGAGACACCTCCAACCCCCACATCATGGAGAACAGGTTCCCCGGAGCCCTGCGGCAACTCCGACGTCTCACCAGACTCAACGTCTGCCCCAACTACACCATCTCTTACAATGTGGAATCAG ATACACCAGCACCATTTGCTGTAAATGAGAACACCACAGAGCTGGTAGTGACCGCTCCGTTGGACCGCGAGGAGAGTGAACGCTACAGGCTCCTGCTGGTTTGCACCGTCCGGACAGAAACTGTCATCACCAAGGTGGAGACTTCACTGGATGTTTTTGTCAACGATGAGGATGATAACGCACCGTATGTGAAtggcacagacacagcagataTTATCATAAGCTTCAATCGGACGAAG gGCGGCTCTTTTGGCACTTTATTCGTCTTTGACAGGGATTTAACTCCCATCTATCCCATAGACCAGAGTCACAATAAGTATGAGGGGACCTTGCTCAGCAGTGACCAATGGATAAAGGAGACATTTGACATAAAAGGCACCTTCAGTGAAAAGAAAGCTCCCCACAGAGGCATTCGGGAGACCGTCCACAACTACC AGCTTGTCCTGAAGAGGAACCTCTATGTGACTGAGAATGGCAGCCTGCAGCTGGAGTACTTGGTCAAGGACACCACCTATCCAGGCGAAGAGGGAACAGTGACGCTGCACTTCAATGTCACCATCTTACCGGTCCACATCCACTTCTCCAACatcacacacatgttcacactgaCACGCAGAGCGTCTCTTTACGCACAG GTCGGCAGAGTCTGTGTGGAAAACTGCCAGCAGTTCGATGGCTTCAGTGTCACGTACCGTCTCGAGGTGCCAGATAAGAATGTGTCTGCTGACGTGCAGTCCTGCTATGCAGCCGTAAGCATCACCCAGGCCCCAGACGAGATGTGGGGCCTGCTCTATGTGAACAACACGGAGGCGCTGCGCAGGCCCGAGTGCCAGGACCTGCAGTACCTGGTTGTAGCTCAGGAGGAGCACACGCAGCTGGAGGCCAGCACGCAGATCCACATCATCCTAGATGGCGAAG CAAACAAGGCCAGTCAGGAGAACCAGCAGTTCCTGTCCTGTGCAGAAAACAGACGGCGTGGAGAGTGTGAGTCTGTCCGAGGTCTGGGGGCGACGACGGGGAGATGCCAATGGAGGCAAGGCAGTGAGAAAG GAATATCGGAAAATTATTCCACCTGCTCCCCTGACTTGCGCACATGTCCAGATAGCTTTTGCGACGCAGTTGAAAGCAAAGATCCGTCAATATGCCCACAAGACTGTACAA AGGAAGCTGTTATTGGAGGTCATGAGCGAGGCTTGAGGAATGGGATCCAGGCTGGTTATGGAACCTGTTACTGCTACTCTGAGAGATGCTTCTGTGAGAAGGAAGATATTGAGG AGGCGATATGTGACGACATGTGTAAGACCATCATCGCCAcggctctgctcctctccttcatcGTCTCCATCCTCCTGTCCTCATACTTCATCCACCGGTACCACAAGAACTCACCGAAGCCCCCGATCGCCTCTGCTGAGATGACTTTCCGAAGGCCAGCTCAGGCTTACCCCATCAGCTTCCCTGCTAACAACGTACGGCGGGGCTCGCAGGAATCCCTTGAGACTGACTTTAAAATACCC GAGGATCCTAAGTGGGAGTTTCCTCGTAAAAACCTTGTACTTGGCAAGACTTTAGGAGAAGGAGAGTTTGGGAAAGTTGTTAAGGCAACAGCATTCAGGCTGAAAGGAAAAGCTGGTTACACCACTGTGGCTGTGAAAATGCTTAAAG AGAACGCCTCCAACAGTGAGCTGCGAGACCTGCTGTCAGAATTCACTTTACTGAAGCAAGTCAACCACCCGCACGTCATAAAGATGTATGGAGCCTGCAGCCAGGACG GCCCATTGTATCTGATCGTGGAATACGCCAAGTACGGGTCGCTCCGCAACTTCCTGCGCGAGAGTCGGAAAGTTGGCCCGAGCTACATGGGCAGGGATGCCAACCGAAACTCCAGCTACCTGGAGAACCCAGACGACAGGGCGCTCACCATGGGTGACCTGATCTCCTTTGCATGGCAGATCTCCAGAGGCATGCAGTACCTGGCTGAAATGAAG CTTGTTCACAGGGACCTTGCAGCACGAAATGTCCTCGTAGCTGAAGGACGAAAGATGAAGATCTCAGACTTTGGCCTTTCCAGAGATGTGTACGAAGAGGACTCATACGTCAAGAGGAGCAAG GGCCGTATTCCTGTTAAATGGATGGCAATAGAGTCCTTGTTTGATCACATTTACACAACACAAAGTGACGT CTGGTCCTTTGGTGTGCTGCTGTGGGAGATTGTGACACTGGGAGGAAATCCATACCCAGGTATCGCTCCTGAACGCCTCTTTAACCTGCTCAAGACGGGCTACAGGATGGAGAGGCCGGAGAACTGCTCGGAGGAAAT gtataACCTCATGCTTCGATGCTGGAAACAAGAATCAGACAAGAGGCCGACATTCTCAGACATCAGCAAAGAACTGGAAAAGATGATGGTGAAAAGTCGG GACTACCTGGACCTGGCGGCGTCCACGCCAGCCGATGCCCTCCTGTACGACGACGCCCTCTCTGAAGAGGACACACCACTAGTGGACTGTAATAACGCCCCTCTCCCTCGAACCCTCCCCTCCACATGGATTGAAAACAAGCTCTATG GCATGTCATACCCGAACTGGCCTGAGAAGAGCCCGGTACCGCTCAACAGACATGATGCCTCTAATCCAGTCTTTACAAGATATGCCAATGATAGTGTTTATGCAAACTGGATGGCTTTGCCTTCACCCGCAAAAGCTGTGGACAAGCTTGATAGCTAA